The following coding sequences lie in one Phalacrocorax carbo chromosome 3, bPhaCar2.1, whole genome shotgun sequence genomic window:
- the PRR18 gene encoding proline-rich protein 18 translates to MGLQPRRAAGPCPPAGRGAALPGPRTAAAWARGEEPEGAPGRTAALPPILPAAAAARAQPKKPAAAPRKAAPRPAEEKAARKARGAPPERAGPLSSSWPCSSLQRRPPAERGARPQPAPPPPPPPPPRGRPGAPGAGSRSCESLGGAAGEAALRLSLRLPPEAVRLLQRRSLERQRGQPAPSPGGAAAAARRGARAGGGDLRALLKISLLNDRHRYDDEEYEEEEEAGAAVDEGLVRKCTEWLRGVESAAGRDRPDRLETLPHLGTL, encoded by the coding sequence AtggggctgcagccccggcgtgcagcggggccctgcccgccggcggggcggggcgccgcCCTGCCCGGGCCGCGCACGGCGGCGGCCTGGGCCCGCGGCGAGGAGCCGGAGGGGGCTCCCGGCCGCACCGCCGCCCTGCCGCCCATCctgccggccgccgccgccgcccgggcgcAGCCCAAGAAGCCGGCGGCGGCCCCCAGGAAGGCGGCGCCCCGGCCCGCGGAGGAGAAGGCGGCGAGGAAGGCGCGGGGGGCGCCCCCGGAGCGGGCCGGCCCCCTCTCCagctcctggccctgctcctccctgcagcGGCGGCCGCCGGCCGAGCGTGGGGCGCGgccccagcccgccccgccgccgccgccgccgccgccgccgcggggccgcccggggGCGCCGGGGGCGGGCAGCCGCTCCTGCGAGAGCctcggcggggcggcgggggaggcggcgcTGCGCCTCTCGCTGCGGCTGCCCCCGGAGGCCGTGCGGCTGCTGCAGCGCCGCAGCCTGGAGCGGCAGCGGGGGCagcccgccccctcccccggcggcgcggcggccgcggcgcggcgcggagcccgggcgggcggcggcgacTTGCGCGCCCTGCTGAAGATTTCGCTGCTCAACGACAGGCACCGCTACGACGACGAGGAGtacgaggaggaggaggaggcaggggcgGCGGTGGACGAGGGGCTGGTGCGGAAATGCACCGAGTGGCTGCGCGGCGTGGAGAGCGCGGCCGGCCGCGACCGCCCCGACAGGCTGGAGACGCTGCCGCACCTGGGCACCCTCTga